Proteins encoded within one genomic window of Candidatus Brevundimonas colombiensis:
- a CDS encoding SapC family protein — protein sequence MTDTNNSPLEGNVLFYVNPEPLDQGAHANLGVNPTDKPYAFVAQTNIVPLTVTEFAAAALSYPIIFTGDNRQPVVVMGLRQGENLFVADDGEFRADAYVPAYVRRYPFVFADDKQNQRLILCIDRGAAIVTEGGENPLFVDGQPSDYTNMAMEFCNNFEQERQRTESFVQLIKDLDLLDTRDAVFTPRNPDGTPGEPQKLAEYYAVSEDKLRALPAEKLAELRDNGALGQIYAHLVSLLGWDRLIALAFLRQAQSTTVN from the coding sequence ATGACCGACACGAACAACTCGCCGCTCGAAGGCAACGTCCTCTTCTATGTGAATCCTGAGCCGCTGGATCAGGGCGCTCATGCGAACCTGGGCGTCAATCCGACCGACAAGCCCTACGCCTTCGTGGCCCAGACGAACATCGTGCCGCTGACGGTCACCGAGTTCGCCGCCGCCGCCCTGTCCTATCCGATCATCTTCACCGGCGACAACCGCCAGCCGGTCGTGGTGATGGGCCTGCGCCAGGGCGAGAACCTGTTCGTCGCCGATGACGGCGAGTTCCGCGCCGACGCCTATGTGCCCGCCTATGTGCGCCGCTATCCGTTCGTCTTCGCCGACGACAAGCAGAACCAGCGCCTGATCCTGTGCATCGACCGCGGCGCCGCCATCGTGACCGAGGGCGGCGAGAACCCGCTGTTCGTCGACGGTCAGCCCAGCGACTACACCAACATGGCCATGGAGTTCTGCAACAACTTCGAACAGGAGCGCCAGCGCACGGAAAGCTTCGTCCAGCTGATCAAGGATCTGGACCTGCTGGACACGCGCGACGCCGTGTTCACGCCGCGCAACCCCGACGGCACGCCGGGCGAACCGCAGAAGCTGGCCGAATATTATGCGGTGTCGGAAGACAAGCTGCGCGCCCTGCCGGCCGAGAAGCTGGCCGAACTGCGCGACAACGGCGCCCTGGGTCAGATCTACGCCCACCTGGTGTCACTGCTGGGCTGGGATCGTCTGATCGCCCTGGCCTTCCTGCGCCAGGCCCAGTCGACGACCGTCAACTAG
- a CDS encoding acyl dehydratase: MSDPLHVHFEDLEVGQVVPLGACAVDQAALEVFVERFAPGWDPAYGAPDAMVYVLWSRLAADKSGGWAQTKVLAVDGLRYMRNPPAGELLRGRMTVMGKDPVGDEKGIVIASHDLLDEAGRLVFSCLTRAVFSRR; the protein is encoded by the coding sequence ATGAGCGACCCGCTGCACGTCCATTTCGAAGACCTGGAAGTGGGGCAGGTCGTGCCCCTGGGCGCCTGCGCGGTCGATCAGGCGGCGCTGGAGGTCTTCGTGGAGCGATTCGCCCCGGGTTGGGACCCGGCCTACGGCGCGCCCGACGCCATGGTCTATGTGTTGTGGAGCCGCCTGGCCGCCGACAAGTCGGGCGGATGGGCCCAGACCAAGGTCCTGGCCGTCGACGGCCTGCGTTACATGCGCAATCCCCCGGCGGGCGAGCTGCTGCGCGGGCGGATGACGGTGATGGGCAAGGATCCGGTCGGCGACGAGAAGGGCATCGTCATCGCTTCGCACGACCTGTTGGACGAGGCGGGGCGGCTGGTCTTCTCATGCCTGACGCGCGCGGTCTTCTCCCGTCGCTGA
- a CDS encoding NADP-dependent oxidoreductase: MTSQDGKMNRQWVLRQRPRGLIQPGDLELVETPVPDVGEGEVLVRTVYLSLDPTNRTWMNDIEGYLPPVGLGEVMRGLTLGVVEASRSDRFKTGDVVMPASGGWADYAVIPEGGLRPVHRAPGLPLTANMSVLGMTGLTAYFGVTDVLKAKAGETIVISAAAGAVGSIAGQIAKQRGCRVIGIAGGPQKCAWLTDELGFDAAIDYKNEDVGEALDRVAPDGIDLNFENVGGDIMIAVFNRLKVHGRMAVCGLVSAYNATKAPPSPNFSRIITHRLQVQGFLVLDYAGRAREMVAEMGPWLADGRVKWKVHVDDGLDGAVDSLNRLFTGDHDGKLLVRVSEEPA; encoded by the coding sequence ATGACTTCGCAAGACGGCAAGATGAACCGGCAGTGGGTGCTGCGTCAGCGACCCAGGGGTCTGATCCAGCCCGGCGACCTGGAACTGGTCGAGACCCCCGTGCCGGACGTGGGCGAGGGCGAAGTGCTGGTCCGCACCGTCTATCTGTCGCTGGACCCGACCAACCGCACCTGGATGAACGACATCGAGGGCTATCTGCCGCCGGTGGGTCTGGGCGAGGTCATGCGCGGCCTGACCCTGGGCGTGGTCGAGGCGTCCAGGTCAGACCGCTTCAAGACCGGCGACGTGGTCATGCCGGCCTCGGGCGGCTGGGCCGATTACGCCGTGATCCCTGAGGGCGGCTTGCGTCCCGTCCACCGCGCGCCGGGCCTGCCGCTGACGGCCAATATGTCGGTTTTGGGCATGACCGGCCTGACCGCCTATTTCGGCGTGACCGACGTGTTGAAAGCCAAGGCCGGCGAGACCATCGTCATTTCGGCGGCGGCCGGCGCGGTCGGCTCCATCGCCGGCCAGATCGCCAAACAGCGCGGATGCCGGGTCATCGGCATCGCCGGCGGACCACAGAAATGCGCTTGGCTGACCGACGAACTCGGCTTCGATGCGGCCATCGACTACAAGAACGAGGATGTTGGCGAGGCGCTGGACCGGGTGGCCCCCGACGGCATCGACCTGAACTTCGAAAACGTCGGCGGCGACATCATGATCGCGGTGTTCAACCGCCTCAAGGTGCATGGCCGGATGGCGGTGTGCGGCCTGGTCTCGGCCTACAATGCGACCAAGGCGCCGCCTTCGCCGAATTTCTCGCGCATCATCACCCACCGGCTTCAGGTCCAGGGCTTCCTCGTGCTGGACTACGCCGGGCGGGCCAGGGAGATGGTCGCCGAAATGGGGCCGTGGCTGGCCGACGGGCGGGTGAAGTGGAAGGTGCATGTCGACGACGGCCTGGACGGGGCGGTCGATTCGCTGAATCGCTTGTTCACCGGCGATCACGACGGCAAGCTGCTGGTCCGGGTTTCCGAGGAACCCGCCTGA